A region of the Stieleria neptunia genome:
CCGGGGACGCACCACGTCACGCTGCAGATCAACGGCAAGCCGTTCGGGACACAGTCGTTCGAACTGCTGCCTTGAGTGGCAGAGATTCAGTAACCGTTGGTGTGTAGCCTTCAGGCGATGCCCCGTCGCTGCGGAGCAGCGACCGAGGGCGGCTAAAGCCTGCACACCAGCGCACCTGCCTGTGCCGCTCGTTCCCGACACGTTGATTGCCCGGAACCCTCAGCGGGCTTTTGGGGTCTGCGGGTATGACAGTCGGAAGAGTTATCGACTAGAATGTAGATCCATCGGGAAACTTTGATGCGGCGAGGCTGTCTGCCATCCAGCTCGCCCACCTGAGTGTTCCGATCCCACCCCACTCGCGCTCTCGAGATTTTGACGATGACCCGCACATCGTTTTTGACCGTGCTGCTCATTTGCATGCACTCCTGGTTCACCGCTGTACGGTCGTCATCGGCCGAGACATCGCCGGCGGAGAAGCTGACCTACGAACAGCACATCCGGCCGATCTTTCGCGCCCATTGCTTCGATTGCCACGGGGCGACGTCGGATCTGGAAGGCGGCTTGGACCTGCGTCTGGTCCGGTTGATGAAAACAGGCGGCGACAGCGGCGCGGCGATCGCGCCCGGCGATCCCGACGACAGCCTGTTGCTGCAACGCGTGATCGACGGTGACATGCCTCCGGGGGATCACAACGTCCCCGACCATCAGACCGCGATCCTCAAGCAATGGATCGCGGACGGCGCGGCGACGGCGCGGGAAGAGCCCGATTCGATCGGTCCCGGTCTGGGGATCACCCCCGAAGAACGCGCGTATTGGGCGTTCCAGCCGATTGCGCCCCCCAAAGCCGCGCCGATGGCGGACCATCCCCGCGTGCGAAATCCGATCGATTCCATCGTGTTGCAAGACGGTGAGGGGCAACCGGTACCGCTGGAACCCGAAGCGGATCGCACGACATTGGTGATCCGTGTTTATTTTGATCTGATCGGATTGCCGCCATCGGCCGAGCAGGTGCAACGCTGGTGCAACGATCCGCGGGAAGATTGGTATGACCATCTGCTGACCGAAGTGCTCGATTCGCCACACTATGGCGAACGCTGGGCACGACATTGGTTGGACGTCGCCGGCTACGCGGACTCCGAAGGCTACACCGTGGCAGACCCGGAACGTGCCTGGGCCTGGAAGTATCGCGACTGGGTCATTCGTGCGTTCAATGACGACAAATCGTTCGATCAATTCATCATCGAACAACTCGCCGGTGACGAACTTGCCGGTCCCCGCAACGGCGACTTGACGGACAAACAAACCGAGCTATTGGCGGCAACCGGCTTTCTGCGGATGGCCGCCGACGGAACCGGCAACGGAGCCAACAACGACGAAGCACGCAATCAGGTGATGATCGACACGATCAAGATCGTGGGGACATCTCTGATGGGATTGAGCTTTCATTGTGCCCAATGCCATGACCATCGCTACGATCCGATTCTGCAAACCGATTACTACGCGCTGCGCGCCGTCTTTGAGCCATCGTTGGATTGGAAGGCCTGGAAAACGCCGAACGCGCGCCTGGTTTCGCTCTACACCGCCGCGGACCGCGAACGAGCCGCAGAGGTAGAAAGCGAAGCGAAGAAAATTGAGCAGGAGAGAAACGAACGTCAGGCCGAGTACATGAAGCAGGCGCTCGACAAGGAGCTGCTCAACTACGAGGAACCGTTGCGGACGTCGCTTCGCCAGGCGTACCAAACGCCGGCCAAGGAACGAAATGAAGAACAGAAAAAACTGTTGGCGGCCAACCCCAGCGTCAACATCACCCCGGGCAACCTGTACCAATACATTCCCGAGTCCAAACCCACACTGGCCGAGATCAGCAAACGGGTAGCGGAAGTGCGCGCTAAAAAACCGACCGAAGAGTTTTTGCGGGCGTTGATTGAACCGGCGGGCCACGTCCCCGAAACGAAGCTGTTTCACCGCGGTGATCCCGGCCAACCCAAGCAAACCGTCGCGCCGGCGGCGCCGGAGGTTGCTTCACCCGAAGGCCGGCAGGTCGAGTTTCCGATCAACGACCCCGAGATCGCGTCAACGGGACGTCGACTTGCCTTTGCACATTGGTTGACCGATCGCGACAATCCGTTGCTTTCACGGGTGATCGTCAATCGCGTTTGGATGCATCACTTCGGCAAGGGGCTGGTCGCCACGCCCGGCGAGTTCGGCAAGCTCGGCTCGATGCCGTCGGATCCCCGGCTGCTGGATTGGTTGGCGGCCGAATTCGTCGACCAGGGGTGGAGTCTCAAACGGCTGCATCGCCTGATCCTGTCTTCGGCGGTTTGGCGCCAGAGCGTCGTGCCCAGTTCGGCGAACCCCTACGCGCGCACCCTGCGGAGATTGGAAGCCGAAACGATTCGCGACCGGATGCTGGCGGCGTCGGGATTGCTCGATCGCCAATTGTTCGGAGCGCCGGTCAAAATCAAAGAAGATGAATCGGGCCAAGTCGTCGTCGATGGGCCGCAACCCAGACGCAGCTTGTATATCCAGGCGCGCCGCAGTCGCCCCGTCGCGCTGTTGCAAACCTTTGACGCCCCGGTCATGGAAACCAACTGTGAAAACCGTGTCAGTTCGACGGTGGCGACCCAATCGTTGATGTTGCTCAACGGGCAATTCATCCTCGATCAATCGGCCAAACTGGCTGACCGTGCGGCAACAGAAGCAGTCTCGTTGCCCGAGCAGCGATTGGCGTCGCTTCCCGAAGTGCCAACTCCGCGGCAAACACAGTGGCAGTATGGTTATGGCGACTTGAATGAAGACACCGGACGCACTCAATTCACGCCGTTCCCGCACTGGACGGGAACGCATTGGAGTGGTGGTGAAACGCTGCCCGACGCCCAGCTCGGTTGGGCGCATCTGACTGCCGGCGGCGGACACCCCCATGATGCCAATCGATCCGTCGTTCGTCGCTGGGTGACGCCGCGAGACGGTGTGATTGCGATCAGCGGACCATTGCAGCATTCCTCGGAAAACGGTGATGGTGTCAGGGGTCGAATCGTGCTGAGCCGATCCGGGCTGGTCGGCGAGTGGGTCGCCCAGCACTCCACGGCCCAGACGGCGGTGGAAGGAATGGAAGTGCAAGCCGGCGATACGATCGACTTCATCACCGACTGCCGAAGCAATCACACTTCGGATTCGTTCGCCTGGCCGGTGACGATCACGTTGACGGTACCAGGCGAATCGGACGAAACGTTTGCGTCGCAAAACCAATTCGCTGGCCCCGCAGAGTCCACCGATGGGGTGCCCGGCCAGATCGTTCGCGCCTGGGAACTGGCCTACAGCCGCCAGCCCCGCGCGAACGAACTGACGATGGCCGTCGAATTCATCGCCGATCAAATTCGGATGATGGACCAGAGTCCCAGCGCGATTCCGCCGGGCAGGACAAGTGTCTCTCAGGCGATGACCAATTTGTGTCAGTCGCTCCTCAGTTCCAATGAGTTCTTGTATGTGGAATGAAACGGTCTCCCGTCGCTGTTTTCTCAACCGCCAAGCCTTGGGGATCGGCTCGGTCGCGCTGGCCTGGTTGCTGCAACAAGAGAAACTGCAGGCAAAACCGAAAAACGTCCCCATGCAACCGCCGACGTTTGACTTGGAACTCAAACCGACCCATCATCCGCCCAAGGCCAAAGCGATGATTTCGCTGTTCCAGCACGGCGGGCCGTCGCACATGGACCTGACCGACCCCAAGCCGGAACTGACGAAATACGACGGCACTGAATACAACGGCGAAGTCGGTTACAGTTTCGTCAACGAAGCCAGCAAGAAGCTGATGGGGACGCGGTGGAAGTTCGCCAAGCATGGCCAATGCGGCACGGAACTTTCCGAATTGCTGCCCGAAACGGCGGAAATCGTCGACGACATCTGTCTGATCCGCAGTATGCACACCGGCGCCAACGGGCACGAAGTGTCGATCCGCTACTTTCACGGTGGAATCCCAGGTGTCACCGGTCGAGCCCACCTGGCGTCGTGGTTGTTGTACGGCTTGGGCAGCGAGACGCAAGAGTTGCCCGCCTACATGGTGTTGACCGACCCGGGCGGGCATCCCGTGGACGGCACCAATAATTGGTCCAGCGGATTCATGCCGGCACTTTATCAAGGCACCGTGTTGCGTCCCAAAGAGCCACGCATCTTAAATCTGGATTCGCCGCCGCACCTGCAAGGCATGCCGCAACGCCAGAACCTTGATTTTCTGCAACGGCTGAATCGAAACCATGCCCAGCGGTTTCCCGGCGCCAGTGATTTAGAGGCCCGCATCGCCAGCTACGAACTGGCCGCACGGATGCAAACGGCAGCCCGCGAAGCCCTCGACATTTCCAAGGAAACCAAGGCGACACACGAACTGTACGGCATCAACGACGACGCGACACGCGAGTACGGAACGCGCTGTCTGATCGCCCGTCGGCTGGTCGAGCGGGGCGTGCGTTTTGTGCAATTGTTTCTTAACGGCCAACCCTGGGACAATCACAGCCACCTCGGTACCGCGTTGCCATCGATCTGCCGCAAGACGGACAAACCCTCCGCCGCCTTGGTCAAGGACCTGAAACAACGCGGCATGTTGGACGAAGTGCTGGTTCATTGGGGCGGTGAAATCGGACGCCTGCCGGTGACGCAAAACCAGGGAGCCCCCGAAAAGGATGGACGCGACCACAACGGCCAGGGATTCAGCATGTGGCTTGCCGGCGGAGGCATCAAACCGGGGATGACGTTTGGAGCGACCGATGAATTCGGCCATCGCGCGGTCGAGAACAAGGTGACGCCGAACGACTACCAGGCCACGCTGTTGCACCAATTCGGTTTGGACTGGAACGAGTTAGTCTTCCACCACAACGGACGCCAGGAACTGCTGACCGCCGGCCGCCCGGCACGCGTCGTCGATGAGATCCTGTCGTAAGACGTGTCCGACACGAACGATACGGGCATAGACGTTGGTGTTTTAGCCTTCAGGCGATTCCCGGTCGCTGCATTTGCCCAAAGGGCATTCACAACATAGCCTGGGGTCAGGGAACGAGCGCAGCGGAGTGACCGCCACCCCAGGGAAAGAAAGCCAAACCCGCTCTCTCCCCCTTTCGATCGGCCGGCGGCACCGCCGCCGGCCGATCGAAAGGGGGAGGGTTTTCGGTGGATCGTGGACCTGGGGTTACGCCCGGATTCGCTGGGGCTCATCCGGTCTCACCCCAGGCTATGTTGTTGATCGCCTTTGGCGAACCGAGCCGAGTGATTCTTGATCCACCACGGAACAAGAACAACCAATGTCTTATCCGGCACAACGGATGAAATAGCGGGGATTTTCGCAGCCCAGGCTCTGCCTCCCTGGTCCGCCGGCGGAGCCGGCCTGAATTGCGTTCCCAAGCGGACCCCTACGCCGTGAACGACTTTTTAGCGGTAGGGCGCGAGCCCTCCGGTGTGTTGGCAAAGAAGCGGAACCGGAGGGCTTGCGCCCTGCCGCTAAAACCTCGTCAAGCACAGGAAATAAATCGTTCACGGCGTAGGGCGGAGCCTGGGAACAAGTCGCGGCGTGACCTTTATCGCTCGACGGACCCCTAGTGCCCCACCGGTGTGAAGTGGATGGCTTTCAGGCTCGCGGATTCGACGTTTCCGTCCAGACACGCGACGGACACTTGGTAGCGACCGGCGTGGGGGAAATTGAGCCAGCCGATCGGGAACGATTGGTAGTTGTGCGATGCGTTTTGCTGGTTCTGAATCTGCTCGCCACCTTCGACGTTCACACTCCAGACCAACCGGCCTTCCCCGGCGTACGTCAGGTCCACGATGTAGTCGCCGGGTTGCAGGACATCGACTTCCCAGGTCGCTTTTCCGCCGGAGCTGAAACCGTGCGCATGGACGATGCCTTTCCACTCGCCGAATTTTTCCATCCATCGCTTTCCCGATTTTTTAATGCCGGTCACTTCGGCAAACTCGGCCAAAATCTCCGTTTCGGTGTTCGGATCGAGCGACCAAACCGGATCGACTTCGGGTTCGGATTCCAGCTTCAATTCAATCACCGAAACCAATTTCTCGGGTGCTCTCGGTGGCAATTCCAGGAACCGCCAATCGCCTTGTCGGCCGTGCGTGATCGAACGCTTTTCTTTACCGACCAACAATTCCGCCGACTCGATCCCGGTTTTCAGGTTCGGCAGATAAAGTTTGCCGGACGTCGGCCACTGGAAAACACATAGAAACAAGGTGTTGCCCCTGCGAGTCACGTCACCCCATGGCAGGGCGTGCTGCCAGGGTGAGGCTTCGGTGCCATAGACGACTTGCGGGTATCGGCGAATCCACTCGCCGGATAGCTCGAGTGTCCTGACAGCCCGCTCGGGGACGGTGCCGTCGCCGCGCGGGCCGATGTTCAGCATGTACGTCCCGCCGCGGCCGACGCATGCGATCAAACGCTTCAAGATCTCTTCCGGCGTCTTCCAATACTCGTCGTACCAGGCATAGGCCCAGGAATCATTGGTCGTGTCGACACTTTCCCAAAGTCCTTCGATGTTCTCGCGGGGGACTTCCATGTCGCCGAGCGTTTGGTAGTCACCCAGCCCGTGCCCGGCGCGACCGGAAACCATCGCGCGCGGTTGATTCTTGTGAACGACCTCGACGAGTTGCTCGACATAATGTTTGGGCATTTTGCCGGGGGTGTCGAACCAGACGATTTCGATGGGGCCATATTCCGTCGTGATCTCTTTGACCTGCGGCAAGCATTTCTTGGTGAAGTAGTCGTCGAAGGTTGCCGGGTTTCCGTCCTTGTCTGTCTTCGGTCCGCCACCGCCGCCGGGAAACGTCCAGTCTTGATTGTGCGAGTAATAAAAACCGAAACCGAGGCCCGCTTCACTGCACGCGGCAGCGAGTTCTTTCATCGGATCCTTGCTGAACGGTGTCGCGTCGACGATGTTGAAGTCATTGGCTTTGGAGTGATACATCGCGAAGCCGTCGTGGTGTTTGGCCGTGATCACGATGTATTTCATGCCGGCGGCCTTGGCGATTCTGGCAATTTCAGCGGCATCAAATTTGACCGGATTGAACGTCCCCGCGAGCTGTTTGTATTTCGGAACAGGGATTCCCGCCATGCGTGGGTTCATGATCCATTCGCCGATGCCATAGTAGGTCTTGCCATCGACTTTGTTCCCCAGTTGGGAGTACAGCCCCCAGTGGATGAACATGGCGTAGTTGCCTTCGTCAAACAATTGGCCGCGTTCGGCGTTTTCGGCGCGCAGCTTGACGACGCGGTCCCCCCAAAGCTTGTCCATTGATTCCTGGGCACGCGAGGCCGTCGGCATCAAGGCAAGTGTGGTGAACAGAATGACTAACAGTCTTCGATGTCGATTCACGGTGGTGTCCTCAGTTAACGAACAATTTAGGGTTTGGGGTCGGATCAATCGCCATGGAGCAGGCGTTCGATGGTCTCGAACACGATGTCTTGTCGAATCGGTTTTGCGATGTAGGCATCCATGCCGGCGTCCAGGCAGCGTTGCTCGTCGGTTGCCATGGCATGCGCGGTCATCGCGATGATCGGCAGATGGGTGTCGGTGCCACGTTCTCGCTCGCGTATCAGCCGTGTCGCTTCAAGTCCGTCCATCTCTGGCATCTCGACGTCCATCAGAATCAGGTCAAACGTCTCGTTTGCCGACAGTTCGACGGCCTGACGGCCGTCCAAGGCCACCGCAACATCGTGTCCTAAATCCGAAAGCATCATGGTCGCAACCATCTGATTGGTCACACCGTCTTCGGCAAGCAGGATTCGCAGTGGACGCCGCGGCCGGGCGGCTTGTGCCGATGTCGCCGACGCGTCCTCGCCGGACTGGCCGCTTCCTGCCGAATCGATCACGGGAAAGGTCAGCGCGAACGAAAACATGCTTCCTCGTCCCACCTGACTCTGGACGTCGATCTGCCCGCCCATCAGTCGGACCAGGCGTGCGGTGATCGCCAGGCCGAGTCCCGTGCCGCCGAATCGCCGTGTCGTCGATTTGTCCGCCTGCTCGAATTCCTCAAAGATGACGTTCAGCTTGTCCGCCGGGATACCAATACCCGAATCGCTGACGGCGAATCGAATGCAGACTTCGGTGTCGTCACGGGGCGCCTCGTCACTGGGCACAGGCGCAACGCTCAAGGTCACCTGTCCCTGCGAGGTGAACTTGAGTGCGTTGCCAATCAGATTGACGAGAATTTGCCGCAGTCGGACAAAATCGGCGAGAATAAGTTTGGGAAGATCGGGGGCAACCTCGCAATCGAGTTGAATCGATTTTTCGTCGGCCCGCACCGAAAGCATTCGGATCGTCCCGCGTGCGCACTCGGCCACGTCACCCGGGACGGGATCCAGCTCAACGCGTCCCGATTCAATTCGCGAGAAATCCAGGATATCGTTGAGCAAATTCAACAGACTTTCACCGGATTCCAGAATGGTCTTGGCTTGTTGGGTTCGCAGATCGTCCAGTCCTGCGCGAACCAGCAACTCGGCCATTCCGATGATGGCGTTCATCGGCGTGCGAATCTCGTGGCTCAAATTGGCGACGAATTCACTCTTGGCGCGGTTGGCAGCCTCCGCGGCCTGCTTGGCTCGCTCCAGCGACTCGGCCGTGGATTTGAGTTCCGAGATATCGCGTGAGATCCCAAACGTGCCGACGATCTGACCGTCTTCATCTCGCAGCGGCAACTTGGTCGTCGCGACCCAGGTCTCGCTGCCGTCCGGCCAAATCGCGTGTTCTTCGCGTCCAAGGATGTTCTGCCCGGTTCGAATCAGTTTCAGTTCATCCTCCCGCGCCGCCGCGGCATATTCTTGGGGAAAGTACTCGCTGTCGTGCGTTCCGATCGCATCTGAGGGCGTCGCCAAACCCAACCGATCCGCGTGGGCGCGGCTGACGCGTAGAAACCGGCTCTCGGTATCTTTGAAATAAATGAAGTCGGGAAGGTTGTTCAGGATCGTGTGAAGCAGGAATCTCTCCTGCACCAACTGGGCTTCGGCCATTTGGTGCTCGGTCACGTCCCAAAAAACGACCTCGATTCCAACGACTTTGCCCTGGGGATTGCGAATCGGCGATTTGCGAACCTTGACGAGCCGGCTGTCCGTACCGGCGTCGTTGTCTTCGATCTCAGTCGTGGCCTGATCAGACTGCAGCACCCGTCGGTCGTCGTCGCGATACTTTTCGGCCAGTTCGTGGGGGAACAAATCAAAGTCGGTTTTGCCCACCAGTTCGTCGGCAGGCAATCCCAATCGGTTTGCCAATCGTTTGTTGACGTAAGTGAACTTTCCTTGCAGGTCCTTCAAGACCACATAGAACGGCAGGCCGTCGATGAACGAAACACGCAACCAGTCTGGAATCCCGGGCGGCAATTCGTCATCGGACTGTTCAGTCATAGCTTCAACGCTTGTTGGCGGTAGTGTTCGTCGATGCGATTGGCAATCCGATTCACTTCACCTTCATCCATAAACACCGGACCGCCGAGGGCTGCGGCACCGGCAAAAATTTCGGCCGCCTTGTCAGCCATCAGCATCGCGGCTTTGACGGCGCCGGGCGTTTTACCGATCGTGATCAGACCGTGGTTCTGCAACAGGATCACGCGCGGAGGGACACCGAATTCATCCAGGAACGCTTGCGTTTTTTGACGAATCACTTGCGACAATTTCAGCCCGGGGTCGACGTACGGGATGGAGACGGATTGCGCCCCGCAACAAACGACTTCGTCGGGAAACAAACGCTGCGTCGCGAATCGGTCCGCCAGCGGCGAGCAGAGGATTCGGTTGACCGCGATGCTGTGCGTGTGGCCGACGAATTCGATTCCCGGCAGCGACAACAGGTAGGCATGAAAGAGTGTTTCGACGGAGGGCTTCTTGGCGGTCGAATCCACGCGACAACCGAGCAGGCGATCCTCGATTTCCTGGTCGCTGATCGCGTCTTCCTCCAACATCGGCAACAACGCATCAAACCGGCAGGCGACCGCATCGTCGCTGCCGAGTGTTCCAAGACAACTGCCACTGGCTTTGACAAAAAACGTTTCCGCGTCGATCTTCGCCGACGTGTTGCCTTCGCCCAGGATCGCAAGCTGCCGACTTTCCTCACCCAAAAAGTGAGACAGTTCAAGCATGGATTCGAGAATTTGTGGTTGATTCATCACGTCGATTGCTCAGCGATCGAATGGGGAAAAGTGATTGTAATGCCGCTCGCCGGGGCGTGTGGGGCCGCTGTCTGGTGACGCCAGCGACGCCCCATGGTGACGTTCTGATTCAGGCCATGATTTAGCCCGCGTAGCAGCGTGTCTACTTTCGACCGTAGAGGGGCCCAAAGTTTTCGCAGGCTCGGAAGTCTGCGCCTTCCAGATCGTCGGTCCCGAATGCGTTCCATGCACTCGGCCGGAAAACACGCGCCCGATCGACGTTGTGCATGTAAACCGGAATGCGAAGGATCGACGCCAAGGTCATGAACAGATGTCCGACATGGCCGGCTGTCATCACGCAGTGATTGGCGCCCCAGTGATTCATCACTTCATAGGTCGATGTGAACGCGCCGCGGCCGGTCAGCATCGGTGCGAACCAAGTGGTCGGCCAGGTCGGGTTGGTGCGCTGGTCCAAGGTATCGTGGACGTCGTCGGGCAATTCTACCGTGTGTCCCTCGGCGATCTGCAGCGCCGGCCCGAGCCCATCGACCAGATTGATTCGGGTCATCGTCGCCGGCATGCCGCCGCGTGTCTTGAAACGCGAACTCATGCCGCCGCCGGGAAAATACTCGGTGATCGACGGATGCCATGTCGTCGCCTTCAGGCACCGTTCGACTTCGTCGTCGGTGATCTCCCAGAACGGCTTCATCGTCGGCGTGCCATCGGCGGCGGATTGTTGACCGGTCCCGTCCAGCGTCGCTGGGCCTGAGTTGATCAGGTGCAGCAGACCGTCGCTGGCCATGCCATCCAACCGATAACCGTCGCAGACCGACGCCACCGCGTCCGGACTCCAATACGTCCGCAGGTCGGCAAACACCTGTGCCGTGTTGGTCAGCAGATGACCGAACAGCATGGTCGCCGCATTCATGGCATCGTTTTCGGTGGCGACGATGTACGGCGCACGCTTTCCATTCCAGTCGAACGAGGTGTTGAGGATGGCTTCCATGAAGTCCCCGTTGGGGAAATGATCCGTCCATTGACGTTGGCCTTGGAAACCGGATGCGATCGCGCCGTGGCCATGAGCCTGCTCGTTCAGTCCCATTTCAGCCAATTTCGGATTGCCGACCATCAAGTCGCGGGCGATCAACGCCATCTTCACACAATCCGACCACTCGCCGTCGAGTTGTTCGCGGGAACGCTTGGTGGCATCGCTGTTGTAATCGTCGCCTTCGGGGCAGTTCTCTTTGACCCAGTCGAGCGCCGCCTCGTACTCGGCTTGATCGAATTGGCCCTTGTTCATCCGGCCGATGAACTCGCTCATGTCGATGTCTTCGACACGCATGCCGAGCCATTTTTCCCAGAACGAGTAGTCGACCATCGATCCGGCAATGCCCATCGATGTCCCGCCCATCGACAGGTAGGACTTGCCCCGCATCAACGCTGCCGCCAAACCGCAGCGGGCGAAGTCCAGGATCTTCGTTTGCACATCAGCCGGCATTGCCGCGTCACCCGCGTTCTGGACGTCGCGTCCATAGATGCCGAATGCGGGAAAGCCTTTTTGCGAATGCCCGGCCAGGACGGCTGCCAGATAAACGGCTCCGGGACGTTCGGTTCCGTTGAATCCGAACACCGCTTTGGGGCGTAGCGGGTCCATGTCCATGGTTTCCGATCCGTAACACCAGCACGGGGTGACGGTCAACGACAGCCCCACGTTCTCGCGACGAAACAGGTCTTCGCAGCGGCTGGCTTCGGCGACGCCGCCGATGCACGTCTCGGCAATCACGCACTCGGCCGGTTCGCCGTTGGGATAGTAAACATTGCTGCTGATCAACTCGGCCACTCGCTTGGCCAGATTCATCGTCTGGTCTTCGAGCGATTCACGGACGCCACCGAGTCGTCCGTCGATCGTGGGTCGGATGCCGATCTTGGGGAGGTTGCCGTTCCAAACGCTGGGAGATGAGAGAGGAGTATTCATGATGGAGGTTTTTGGACGATTCCCTTTTGCCGGAGAACTGGTGGACCGCGAATCCGAAGGCGGCGATGGTAGTGGTGAAGCGAGCCGTTGGCGATCCGAATGATACAGCAACGGCCGCCAAAGCTCGACCGGTGATGGTCCTCTCTGGGCGATCAATCGACGGCTGATTCGCCCTCGCGTTTGAGCGTCAATTGCCTCAGGTTCATGGGTTGCCAAGACCCGGGGGTGGGGATGACGCGGACACTCTTCCGCCCGGGCTCCCTGACCCGGATCGAGCCCAGATCTCGCTTGGCGTAGCGACCATAGCTGCCCGTGGAGGGGACGGACGCGGAGAGCTGCGAATCGTTGACCGACACCCGGAATTCGGTTTCTGATTCTTGAACAGACATCACAGCGGAAACCCGATAGACGCCGGGTTCGCGGATCTCGATCTCCCATTCGACCCAGGCCTGGTCGTCCAGCCAGTACCCGACGTGCGGGATTCCGTCATGTTCGCGAAGACCGGCGTCCCGACTGCCTTCGTTATTGTGAATGAAGGCTTGGTCGGCAAAAAGTTCGAGCACGCCGTCTTGTCCAGGCGTGGGCAACAGCGATCGGACTTCCGGCGTTCCGCTGACGACCAGTTTGATCACGCTGTCGTCGGCGTCCGGCGGATCCGCGGGCAAGCTGACCAGGACGCCGTCCTCGACAGACCGGGTGGAAAGCACCTGACCGCCATCGAAAAGACGGGCCGATCGGACCTCGTTTTCCAGCCCACGCACGACCAGCTTGCCGTCTTGTGGCCAGTCGAACACGTGCAGGTAAAGCGCCGTCCCGTCCGCGGTGGCTTTGGCCGTGCAGCGTCCCCAATCCGGCTTGCCGATCGGGCCGGCCGTGGTGCCGTAAATCGATTCTCCGTTGGTTTGCATCCACTGTCCGATTCGCTGCAGTCGTTCGACCGCCTGGGGCAACAGCGTGCCCTTTCCCGTCGGGCTCACGTTGAGCAGATAGTTTCCGCCCTTGCTGGCGATGTCGGCAAGGTTGCGAATCAACGTGCGGGTGGATTTGAAATTCGTGTCGGATTTCTTGTAGCCCCAGCTGCCGCTGATCGGCATGCAGACCTCCCAGTCTTTGCCCTGCGGTGCTTGCCGGGGAATGTTGCGTTCAAACGTCTTGTAGTCGCCGGGAAAGTCCTCGCCCAATCGATCGTTGGTCAGGACGTCGGGTTGCAGTTTGGTCAGCGAATGCAAGCTGTTGAACGCCTCTTCGCTCATCGCCCGAGGCGTGTCCCACCAAAAGATACCGATGGGCCCGTATTCGGTCAGCAACTGCCGCACTTCCGGAACCGCCTTCTCACTGACGTATTGGTCACTGCTGACGCGTTTGATGGTTTTATCCCAGCCGTTGCCGAATCCGCCCGGATGATGCCAGTCTTGA
Encoded here:
- a CDS encoding PAS domain-containing sensor histidine kinase, whose protein sequence is MTEQSDDELPPGIPDWLRVSFIDGLPFYVVLKDLQGKFTYVNKRLANRLGLPADELVGKTDFDLFPHELAEKYRDDDRRVLQSDQATTEIEDNDAGTDSRLVKVRKSPIRNPQGKVVGIEVVFWDVTEHQMAEAQLVQERFLLHTILNNLPDFIYFKDTESRFLRVSRAHADRLGLATPSDAIGTHDSEYFPQEYAAAAREDELKLIRTGQNILGREEHAIWPDGSETWVATTKLPLRDEDGQIVGTFGISRDISELKSTAESLERAKQAAEAANRAKSEFVANLSHEIRTPMNAIIGMAELLVRAGLDDLRTQQAKTILESGESLLNLLNDILDFSRIESGRVELDPVPGDVAECARGTIRMLSVRADEKSIQLDCEVAPDLPKLILADFVRLRQILVNLIGNALKFTSQGQVTLSVAPVPSDEAPRDDTEVCIRFAVSDSGIGIPADKLNVIFEEFEQADKSTTRRFGGTGLGLAITARLVRLMGGQIDVQSQVGRGSMFSFALTFPVIDSAGSGQSGEDASATSAQAARPRRPLRILLAEDGVTNQMVATMMLSDLGHDVAVALDGRQAVELSANETFDLILMDVEMPEMDGLEATRLIRERERGTDTHLPIIAMTAHAMATDEQRCLDAGMDAYIAKPIRQDIVFETIERLLHGD
- a CDS encoding L-fucose isomerase; this translates as MNTPLSSPSVWNGNLPKIGIRPTIDGRLGGVRESLEDQTMNLAKRVAELISSNVYYPNGEPAECVIAETCIGGVAEASRCEDLFRRENVGLSLTVTPCWCYGSETMDMDPLRPKAVFGFNGTERPGAVYLAAVLAGHSQKGFPAFGIYGRDVQNAGDAAMPADVQTKILDFARCGLAAALMRGKSYLSMGGTSMGIAGSMVDYSFWEKWLGMRVEDIDMSEFIGRMNKGQFDQAEYEAALDWVKENCPEGDDYNSDATKRSREQLDGEWSDCVKMALIARDLMVGNPKLAEMGLNEQAHGHGAIASGFQGQRQWTDHFPNGDFMEAILNTSFDWNGKRAPYIVATENDAMNAATMLFGHLLTNTAQVFADLRTYWSPDAVASVCDGYRLDGMASDGLLHLINSGPATLDGTGQQSAADGTPTMKPFWEITDDEVERCLKATTWHPSITEYFPGGGMSSRFKTRGGMPATMTRINLVDGLGPALQIAEGHTVELPDDVHDTLDQRTNPTWPTTWFAPMLTGRGAFTSTYEVMNHWGANHCVMTAGHVGHLFMTLASILRIPVYMHNVDRARVFRPSAWNAFGTDDLEGADFRACENFGPLYGRK
- a CDS encoding alpha-L-fucosidase, whose translation is MVLASHTTTQHLAAQQPAAQQPAAQQPAAQPAATQPAATQPPTESPDENASRMAWWREAKFGMFVHWGVYSVVGGQYKGQELPNSAEWMMARGKIPIAEYEQYAKQFNPVDFDADQFVGLAKQAGMKYLVITAKHHDGFAMFDSKATNYNVVDFSPFGRDIMKELAEACQKQGIKFGFYYSQAQDWHHPGGFGNGWDKTIKRVSSDQYVSEKAVPEVRQLLTEYGPIGIFWWDTPRAMSEEAFNSLHSLTKLQPDVLTNDRLGEDFPGDYKTFERNIPRQAPQGKDWEVCMPISGSWGYKKSDTNFKSTRTLIRNLADIASKGGNYLLNVSPTGKGTLLPQAVERLQRIGQWMQTNGESIYGTTAGPIGKPDWGRCTAKATADGTALYLHVFDWPQDGKLVVRGLENEVRSARLFDGGQVLSTRSVEDGVLVSLPADPPDADDSVIKLVVSGTPEVRSLLPTPGQDGVLELFADQAFIHNNEGSRDAGLREHDGIPHVGYWLDDQAWVEWEIEIREPGVYRVSAVMSVQESETEFRVSVNDSQLSASVPSTGSYGRYAKRDLGSIRVREPGRKSVRVIPTPGSWQPMNLRQLTLKREGESAVD
- a CDS encoding class II aldolase/adducin family protein — protein: MNQPQILESMLELSHFLGEESRQLAILGEGNTSAKIDAETFFVKASGSCLGTLGSDDAVACRFDALLPMLEEDAISDQEIEDRLLGCRVDSTAKKPSVETLFHAYLLSLPGIEFVGHTHSIAVNRILCSPLADRFATQRLFPDEVVCCGAQSVSIPYVDPGLKLSQVIRQKTQAFLDEFGVPPRVILLQNHGLITIGKTPGAVKAAMLMADKAAEIFAGAAALGGPVFMDEGEVNRIANRIDEHYRQQALKL